In the Primulina eburnea isolate SZY01 chromosome 15, ASM2296580v1, whole genome shotgun sequence genome, CATCCTCTATTTTGAGATCAATTTTTGGGCCATAAAAGGCACCACCACCTTCATCAATCTGGTAACTCCACCTTTTGTCATTTAAAGCATCCTTTAGGGCTAATGTAGCTTTTTCCCATATATCATCATCTCCCACAGCTTTCTCTGGTCTTGTTGAGAGGTTTACTATATATTTATCAAAGCCAAATTGCAATAATATTTCCTCGGTAAGATCCAGGACACCCCTAATTTCATCTTTAAGTTGATCCTCCAAACAAAAAATGTGGGCATCATCCTGCAAAACCATCACATTGAAGTAATATAAACATAAGCATCTAGATCACTATGTACTTGGAAAATGAACAGGAACAAAATAGTATCAATTAATCAGAGACTAGCAAATATATCCTACCGATGCATGATAACATCAGGAAAAATATATGAGTCGTGGGACTGCTATTGATACATATGATACGAAGTTATTAACCAGTGACCAAAAAGCAGGAACCACAATGGTCACTTCAAGGGTTCAATCGAATCAAACAACTCAGAAGTACAAAATTAGGAAGATGTAGGAAACCATTCCATCTTGTATCCTCCCCGTtgaatttaaaataacttttgcTAAACTAATTCAATATATATCATGGAAATGGTTCAAAATGAGTATCAACCAAGTCATAATTGCTTATGGTTCGTTTTCTAGTTGCTGCAGTAACGCCAGTCAGCTCTTGGATTATCAACTTTGATAAAGAAAGCTGACTCCTTACCACCATGGTAATTGGTGTTCAGTTGATTTTCTCAGAGCATAAAAGCCGATGTGTGAAGTTCCTAGAGGCCAAAGATACGCAGAAAAACATTTCTGTTGAATTTTTGAACAGGAGGTTAACATAGTTAACAGAGATGTATAGCATGGGAAATTCAAAGTCCATAAGAAAGAAGCAGCTCAGATCAACTGTAAAGTAGTTCAAAAATCCAAATTTGGAGAGGTTTCGTTTCTTCGCCAGTTAGAGACTATGGACAGACTGGTGGAATAGGTTATTACTTCTGATCCTACTTGTCCATGTGGTAATAAGGGAAATATTTATTCCATTTGATTTCCACTGTCCCCATACGGCTCAAATTTAGTTCTGAGGACTGCTAAGAGAACACAACAGTTACTATAGGCGCACGACAATACCATATGAGCCAGCACCTTGAAACATGAGTCCAGCTGTTGTGAACTGAATTGCCTGTTGGATGTTCATTTTTTCAGTATTTAGTATCGAGGATGTGGTTAGAAAATAAGTTTGCTTGGGAAGGGAGGACGCTAAAGAAGTTTATCAAAAACTGGGAGCGGTCAAGAATATGTAACAGACACCCAGTTGTGGCATCTTATTATCTACCAGTATTAATATCGAATAGAGCCTATCTGTACTGGTGGGAAAGATTCTAATGGTTTGATGTGTATTTGTCGTAAGGTTCTAAAATTCTCTAGTGTATTTGTCGTAAGGTTCTAAAATTCTCTAGACGCTAGCAAGGCACCATAGCAGCACCTAGGCGGGAACTAGGCGCCCTCCTAGGCTTGGTAGATGAATTCATGATTTCCATGTTTTCCTCACTGGTGTGGACGGACATTTGTTGGTATTCCATGGAATAAGCAGTCTATTCTTTAACTATTCATTTGGACTAAGCCCATTTGTAAGCAAACCCATTAACTGACCCACATATGCTTGTATATTATTATGTTCTGTTGTGAGTTCTAACCCCAAATCTCCCATCTCTATCATTTCTTCCTCTCATCATGCATAGAGTCTCATCCGCCGTAGAAATTCCGGGACCGCCGCAACCAAAACCTTCGCTATTCTCCGTCAACTCAACCGAAGCAGCCGAAACTACAGCCGGAGTCCTAACCACACATGTGGCCGTGGCCATAGTTTCAGAACTACCACCCTAAGGCCGCCTAGCACCTTTTCGGTGCGGTCAGCCGCCGTCTAATGCCTACCGCCTAAGGCGCAATTTAGAACACTTACTTGTCCTTTAAATAATAATACCCATTGGAGCCTCATCCATCAAGAATGGTAATTTCTACATTAAAGAACAATTCTAATTAGCAGAGAACAGATGGAAACATTCAaccaaagaaataaaatttccaATTTCACTTCAATATTTCTGACAGAAAAGGtagttgatttaattggaaactAATCAACAGTGTCTTCTGTTAGGTAAACTGAATTGATATCCTGAATAAAGACATTTTTTAAGCCTGAACCATCCACTTAATTTTACAGAAAATAACACATGGGTAGAAAGTTTTCAGTTGCATGGCTCAAGCAAGATTTTTAACGATGGGCAGAAACAATTCAAACATGGTCCACAAAAATACAAAACCATGAAGCATGGTTCTAAAATTCGCTAGGCAGGCGCCAAACTAGCACCTAGGGCCTAGGCCGCCTAGGCAGAGACTAGGTGCCGCTAGGCGGATTCCACGATATCAAGACACTTGTAATGGTTATTAGACTAAATTTCAGCCCAAACTTTGTTAAAATCCAATTGACATTTGCTTCATTCCTCCTGCTTCTTCTCCTTAAAGAGGAATAGGCAAtgcaaaaaaaatcaaaataaagaaaaaaattaattttagggTCTGGTAAGTTCGATTTTCTTATGTGTGCAGAAGTAAACAAACAAATAAGATGAGAGTTGCGTGTTAGGGCAAGCGTAAGCCAACAAATCTTGGTTTTAATTGGGCTTTAAATCACAACAAAATAAAAGTACGAGCCTATAATTCTTTCTTTATGTCATGTTCTAGTTTAATTCGGCTTTCAAAATTAAAAGCCTAAAAAAATTGGCCAAAAACACTTTAAACACTTAGGCATGCCTTGAACCGCCTAGGCCCGCCTAAGAGCCCTTGCCGCATAGGCTGGCCACCTAGAACCTTTTCGGTGCGGTCAAGCGGCGCCTAGGCGGCCACCTAGCCCGAGTTTTAGAACACTGCCATGAAGTATTAGAGCTGTGACCTTTGTACATCTCAGATGTTTTAAAGACATTACTGTATCTGCTACCCAAAAATGCATCCAAAGAACATACCTAAAATTTCTAAAAATCGACGAGCAAAAAGTATGTGGTTACCTGGGTGAATCCTCTTACACGAAACAGGCCATGTAAACTTCCAGACAACTCGTATCTGTACACTGTTCCAAGTTCTGCAACCCTGATTGGAAAATCCCTATAAGAGTGTAACTTCCGTTTGTAAACCAATACATGGTAAGGGCAATTCATTGGTCGAAGCTGATAACGTTCTTCGTCAATCTCCATTTGATCAAACATATTCTCTTTGTAGAAATCCAGATGACCACTGACCTTCCAAAGATCTGCCTTTGCCACATGTGGAGTATAGAGTAGATCATATCCCTTCTGTATGTGAATCTTTTTCCAAGAATCCTCAATTATGTGCCTTATAATAGAACCCTTGGGATGCCAGAATACTAAGCCACCACCAGCATCATCCTGTAATTATTCAGCTGGAATTGAAGCTTCAATCACCCACAAAAAATGTTATGGAACCTTAGATGAATAACAGTCATGCAAATTTATTTTTTCGTCAACTAGTTTCAGTTAACTGAATCAAACTGAGAATTTGAAAAACTCATTTTGTACAAAGAGTATGACTACAGAGAGTACTTCAATTTAGCAATGCACCTGTATAGAAAACAGATCGAGATCTTGACCAATTCGACGGTGATCCCGTCTCTTAGCCTCCTCTTTGAAGTGAAGATAAGCTTTCAGTTGTTTCTCACTCTCCCAAGCTGTGCCATAAATTCTTTGCAGCATTGGCTTATTTGTGTCTCCTCTCCAATAAGCACCGGCAACAGACTCAAGTTCAAAAGCTTTTCTATTTATGTTTCCAGTCGAATCGACATGCGGCCCAGCACAGAGATCCCACCATTCTTTTCCTACAGCATGACAAAGGAAGGACAAACTATTTGGTTAACCAGCGCAAAGAACCCATCATTCCGGaagtaaaatgtttttaaatgtttCGGATGCAGCTCTAGCTGCTTAATAGTTGAGTGATAAATAGTTTTGCAACGAATTAACTGAACAGGCTATACCTATATGATAGATGGTGATAGGTTCCTCTTTAATGGATTCTAGAATCTCAATCTTGTAGGGCTCATTAATGGACATTATTCTTCTCCGAGCTTCATCTCTGGTCACTTCTTCTCTAATTAAAGGTAAATTCCGACCAATAATGCGATCCTATAGTTAATTCAAGATATAAATTATGTCCCAAAAAAGCGTAATCCAATGAATACACACAATGACCGCCCATGCAGtagtaaaaattaaaaagaaataaaaatggaGAATTCACATCACAAGACAAAATAAGCTCACCATTTCTTTTTTAACGTTCTTAAGGTCCTTGTCTGTCAGAGGTTCCATATCAAAGTCATAATAAAACCCATTCTCAATCCATGGACCAATTGTCACTTTCGCTTTTGGGTAAAGCTTTTGAACAGCCATGGCCATTACGTGAGCACACTGCATACGAACGAATCACGACTTTTTAATGAGAACTAAAACTAATCAGTATCCGGTGTGCTGACAGTTGAACCATCCAAACAAGTTTGCAGCTTTATATATCAATCCAGTTCCATGCATCAAATTTGATTTCGACAGAAAAACTTGTTCCTATAGACTTCCAATCTTCCAGGCTGCCACAGCAGTTGATTGGTAGCACAAATGGgtattttaaaaatgaaattcaaatttaaacGATCGTAACTTCCTGAAAATAATTAACATTTCGTTCCTAAAACAGCATTCAACAACTAaacagatttaaaaaaaattgaaaaaaattgtAATTCAGTCCCTTGAACACCATTTTAAAACCGCAAAAAACAATGTACACCGCACTCCAAAAATAATTTCACAACAATTAACTCTGGATTCAGCATGTTTCAGTGAATAAACTTTCTTCACCATTTTCACAAGTAAAAACATAAAGAATTGACCCCAAAAGGcaaaaatcaataacaataagtGCAAATGTCTCAAAAGCACAAGTTACACAAAACCCAACCCAACCCAAAACCTCATGATTCACAACAAGCACATCCTTAACAACCCAGTGAAAATCAAATACAAATTTGTTACCGTGTGGCGAATTCTGAGGAGACTTTCGGAGGATTCGTTCGTGGGCAGCACCACTTTGACCCGATCAGCACCCGTATCAGCATCGGTATCTCCTTCTCCGGGTGGCGGCGGGACAAGGGCAGGTGTCTCGGTGACTTCAGTAGCGACATAGGAAAATTTAGCCCGCCACAACATGCGGGTATTTGTATTGTCGTGGCAATCAAGGAAATCGGGTTGGACAGCAAAAGAAGGCGGTGGAATTGCAAAAGTCTTGAGGTGGCGGCGTCTGGGAAATGGGAAAGTGCGGAAACAGTGATTTGATAACGACAACGAGAAAGCCGCCATTAGTGTACTTCTGTGAATAACGAACATGGTTAAGTTTGTATATAGTGAAGATACGAAGAATGTGTGGCGTAGGTTTATGCTACTCGACCTCTCAAAATTCCTTCTGTTGTTCAAGAGTTAACAGAGTGAATCATTTTATTattcaaattcaaaattaattttttccccagtaaatatgaattttatcaataaaaattaatagatTACGGTCTAGGCATCTTATTGAACCGAACCAGATGGGTTCCAAACTGAATTAAACCGGTCTTGGATTGTCGAGCGATGAAACCGAATAAATCATGTGTGATACCGCACCCAAACCAAAACCGAAATCGAATTAAATTGTATTGAATTCAAATTGGACCGGAGTGAGATAAAATTTGAAtcaatttttttggaaaaaatatgTATCTAAAGATTAGATATAAGTCTCCTGTCCATTTCTGATACTTGATTAAAATGGATCGGattaaaattgtttcaaatctATTTTGAAGCAACCTATTCCGATTAACTATTGTgttgaatcagaaccaattatACTCGTTCTACATTGAGCTTGAATAAGTCGGACCAATTGCTCCACATCGATTCGACCTATTACCATGCCTACGCATACCGAGGCAATTCcaacttatttttaaaaaatatttaaattgtaaAATGAACCAAAAACTAATTATGTTAATTTGTCGAGGTTaagaaaaatgataaaataataaataataccaGAACTGGGGCACCGATAAATATGAAGCACGAGCGCCACGTTAAAGTTCAAAATCCGAAGCTTTGGCGACCTTTTTGCCTCGATTTTAATGTTCGGATGGTTTTTGTACCAGAGAAGCCTCATTACTCCCTCATTTTCAACTAAGCGTTTGAGAGATATGGAGAGAAAATCACATTTTATGCCAGAATTCGACCAATCCGGCCCTTGAAACTCAGTCTGAATATATATTTGTCATCCTAGCGAAGGTAAATACATTTTGACTTTTGGGATCATCTCGAAGATTTCCTAGATATTTCAGTAAATTAAGTTACATATGATTTCGATGACTTTGAGTCCAATGCACCTGCCATTATCATTGTTGGCTGGATATTTTGGACATTATTGAGCACCATGTCGACAATGATTTATGATGGTTTTGATGATGGGATGAGACATGATCATGACCTATGTGTCTttagatctatgttgatgatgttTGCATAATTGGGGTTTATGCATATATAAGCTCATCTATCGAATCAGAGCAGTGACTGTAGTATTCTGCAGTCCTCCGATTTTTTAGATGATAGGTGTGCCATTGACGACAATCATTATATAATTAGGCTGATAGGTTTGGATGTGCTATTTCCTGCCCTCGATGTTAGTGTTTTCTACAGGTTGTCATACCTCTCTATATTTATGTCGGTCATCATAAAGAATTCATATTTGTGAGAAGAATATTTAGACGACCCAGGGGTATATTATCAGCTCATGTATATTTTCCCACTTCTATATTATATTATCTGCGCTATAATTTTATCGTGGTATATTCATACGGACATATATGGAGGAATGTCTCCAAAATATTGCTTCTCTGTATATGTGTGCTCAGTGTGTGTGatagaatttaatttaaaataaaaattgcacTCACCTAGATTGACCTAAAAAAAGGTTTaactaattaattttttttaaaaaaaaaaaaatcaaccacATATGTGATCAATTTCTAATTAATCAGTGATTTTACCTCGAACAATCAAAGATTGAGTTACACTCCAAATTCGGTAAATCTGAAACCAATCCGAACATCAAAGGCGCAAAGGtacttatttttttttctttttttatttttttgctttaattattataaatatgtattaattttattatttatttttaaatataaatataatttaaataataataaaatatttattttttagtttaaTAATGAGATactaaacataaaaattaaaaataataattaatgatttataaataatataaatataaggaatatttcgaaaatatttttttcgatGTAAGACTCAAAATAAATGGGTTGAAGATGAATGTTATATTTGGTGTAGAAATCGCACTATTTTAGTGTAAAAGTTACACCAAATTATATTTGGTAGGAATGttttcatgtttaaaatatgatttctattagaatgcataaaactatgtttttaagggttattcgagACGCAATCGAGGAATTGAGACCGAGGAccgtaaagaaaaaatatttttattaaatgattatttttaataatttaatatatgatatattttatatgttattttcgaaaatggtatcttttgagatttttttctaGCCGAGTCGTATTTCAAACCGATAATCGATTTTTGACGAAAATAAGGATTTTTAggaactcggctaatattttcgaaaaatttcATAACCGAAATATTTACCTACATTATAATGGACCTAATGGACCTATTATACTAATGTTATTGGGCCTAAAATCCTACccaattatttatatcaaaCTTTGATCTCAGAAAACCCTAATCTACATCAAAACACACGTCTCCTTCAACCTAGAGACCTAAAGTTTTTCTCCTCCATCAGCACATGCACACACACACTTATTTTCAAAGCAAGTCATGTGGAATTGAAGGATTAAAATGTAGCAAGTCTCCTCGTCTCTCCGCCAACTTTCTTCGCGTCAAGAATCATTTTTCGTGCATGAAGCTCGTAAAGACACGCCTTTATTTTTGTTTGCTCATCGTTCATAccatattatgcatgattttacatttttgcatgaaaaatatgatctCTCCTTatttttttcgtttttatggcataTACATGATAAAACTTGAGTTTTCATGCCTTTTGAATCATGTTATTGATTCACAAAGGTGCTGCCAGGGTAGGCTATTAGGAGGCTCGATTTATAGTGAGCTTAAGGACTCTTAGATGGACAACTAAGGGCCGGAAATGAAGGATGGAAGGGCTGCACATTTTAGGGAATAAAGGGGCAAGGGTTTGCGGTTCTTAAAGAAAATAAGGAAGGGGCCGCGCGGGGTGCTTTTCAGGCAAGGGGATGGGCCTGTGAGGGTCCTAGCATCGAGCCATGGTGGTCCATGCATGGATGGAGAGGCTAGGAAAGATAGGTGCACAGTTAGCCGCACAAGACTTTGTCGCGCGCAAGGAAGGGAAGGTTCACACACTTCCTCATGCATGGGCTGTGTGGGCTGGTCCAGTAGGTTTCTAAGGGTTTGATCTAGGTCCTAGGATGGTAAGTTATGGTCTGGTCGGATTGATTAAGGTCTAGGATTGAAAAACTTGCAATTGGGCAAACTGGGTTTTGGATGGAAAAAATGCAGAAATTTTCAGTGGGTTTCTAGGATATTCTATTGGTCTTGAATGACTTGATTTGGGATGAAAAAGGGTTATTTAGGTCTTAATAAGCTATGGTTAAAGTTTGGTAGAGTTTGGATTAGTTTCGAGGTAAtttgggttaaaaccgggacttcGGTTCAAGTTTTGAAAACGAATTATAAATTTAGTCGAAGAGCTTAAGTTTACATCTAAAAAATGTTTATATAAATTGagaaagttagggtttcaggggcaaaaGTGTCATTTTACACATGAACAATGATAGACGTCCTGACATTGTCTTGAATGTTgtaataaatgttaaaatgtttattttgaaagattatggagttTTATGATTGAAAACGATAAATTTTAAAAGatacgttgcatgcttagtttaaaagaaaaattatatttatgcatgaatttttataatatgATGAAAGGTTTTGAAGGAGAtgatttgattgtgactaatacgaatacgaatacgaaatgatatgatgaaatttaaggccaaggctcagttgccggtgagagtgtcgctgatgtccccgccgcctggTACCATAGTAATACGTAAGATTGGTCAATCGACCaacagctgatacgaaagtcacaattaatgatatgaattcaataaaaaggaaacatatatgtatatgatgaaaggaaaggTATATAATGAATGGAAaggatttaaagtttatgcatattcatgaaaagctattttattaaaagtattttcactgttgcatgtggatgTATACATATTACTTGCTATAACGGTTAAAGTTTGTTGAGTCATTGACTCATtatgtgtgaatgatgcaggtgatgatgtttatgatgatattggaggacttgatggttgaactggCTGGACTGATCGTGCGCATAACCCGAAGACCgatgctagttttccgcactactATGATTTTATAgtactttaaatattttatgattttcatgcTTTTGAGTGGTTTAGAGAAGATTTAAGATATTTATGCTCTTTTGAAATACTATTTTAGGTTTTGGGTTGATggtttatgattttatgttccgaaattttaaagaaaaaatttctctagtatattttaaagaaaaacgagtagtagaTGTTTCGATTGTTATTAGAACAATGTTTTTGCAAAGGATTGTGCCACCGCCAGGTCCGGAAAGCTCAGTCATCAAGCCTCAAGTTTGTAAGTTTAAAtgctttaaatgattttaatgatgaCACATGTATGCTTACATGATTTATATGCTTAAGTTACATGTTTATATGCTTTTGAATGTTAATTGACATATATGTTTAAGTTGATCGATATGGTTCTCACAAGATAAATGGTTAGAAGATTAGATtgaaatgcatgttggttacgtttagaattcggaaaatgttcagatataatgcTTCCTAAACGCGCACCTAGCACTGATAGGCAAGTCGATACTCATGAGGATCGTAAAGAAAATGCACACCCACCTCCCAATGGAGATCATGCTACACGTGTTCTGGAGGGTATGACACGTTTCTTTGAGCAGCAGGCTCAGCAGGGTCCTAAGCCACATCACAATATGTATGATCAGTTCCGGAGCTggatccgaaggagttttcaggcACCACCGACCCATTTGTTGCCGAGGGTTGGATTAGATCCTTGGAGGTGCATTTCCGTTATCTAAATATGAGGGATGCTGATCGAGTTAGGTGTGCTACTTACATGCTATGAGATGATGTTTCTCTTTGATGGGAAGGAGCTAAACATGGTGTCAATCTAGTAACCGTCACTTGGGTGCAATTCAAGGATATTTTCAATGAGAAGTATTTTACTGCTGATGTTAGAGGACTCTTGAAGAGGAAGTTTATGACTCTCCATCATGGGGGACATGTCTGCGACTGAGTTCA is a window encoding:
- the LOC140813961 gene encoding threonine--tRNA ligase, chloroplastic/mitochondrial 2, translated to MFVIHRSTLMAAFSLSLSNHCFRTFPFPRRRHLKTFAIPPPSFAVQPDFLDCHDNTNTRMLWRAKFSYVATEVTETPALVPPPPGEGDTDADTGADRVKVVLPTNESSESLLRIRHTCAHVMAMAVQKLYPKAKVTIGPWIENGFYYDFDMEPLTDKDLKNVKKEMDRIIGRNLPLIREEVTRDEARRRIMSINEPYKIEILESIKEEPITIYHIGKEWWDLCAGPHVDSTGNINRKAFELESVAGAYWRGDTNKPMLQRIYGTAWESEKQLKAYLHFKEEAKRRDHRRIGQDLDLFSIQDDAGGGLVFWHPKGSIIRHIIEDSWKKIHIQKGYDLLYTPHVAKADLWKVSGHLDFYKENMFDQMEIDEERYQLRPMNCPYHVLVYKRKLHSYRDFPIRVAELGTVYRYELSGSLHGLFRVRGFTQDDAHIFCLEDQLKDEIRGVLDLTEEILLQFGFDKYIVNLSTRPEKAVGDDDIWEKATLALKDALNDKRWSYQIDEGGGAFYGPKIDLKIEDALGRKWQCSTIQVDFNLPQRFDITYADSDQKKKRPIMIHRAVLGSLERFFGVLIEHYAGDFPLWLSPIHARVLPVTDLQLEYCNEVTKRLKDNGIRAEISSGERLPKLIRTSEKLKIPLMAVVGPKEVETQTVTVRSRFGGELGTMTVDDFICRIKYAVENKTLDSFIC